TTTACGCAAACTGATCAAAGAAGCCTTCGACGGCCAAGGTATCGAAATCCCATACGCACGGCGCGTCCTCATTTTCAAAACGGAAACAGAAGAAAATCCGCTGAAGGACAACACGTCATCGACTTTGTCCGACAGAATGCGCTGAACGGAAATCCGCGCGAATAAAGCAATCCGGTATCCGGTCCGCAACAAACCATGCTCACTCCTATTTCAATCAACCCTGATGGAGGTTACAGTTCCGTTTTGTCGCCATCCACCTTTTTCAATTCCCAGATCAGCAGAAAGTTAATGACGGAGCGGATGGTGACGATGGCCGCTAGCAGGCCGAGGTTCTGCCACGACGGCGAGACTGCGCTTTTGAGGATATCGGCGCCGATCAGAAATTCCAATCCCAGCGACAGCGAATGGCCGAGTCGAAGCCGTGTCGCCGAAAATTCCCGGAGACACTCTTTGGAAAAAAGGCAACGGCCGATATAGGGCACGAGCGCCCGCAGGCTGCCGATCAGAATAATAACGATGGAAACGATTTCCAGAAAGTACGCCGCATATTGGGCCAGA
This region of Pontiella agarivorans genomic DNA includes:
- a CDS encoding DUF1622 domain-containing protein — its product is MHNFVNILAQYAAYFLEIVSIVIILIGSLRALVPYIGRCLFSKECLREFSATRLRLGHSLSLGLEFLIGADILKSAVSPSWQNLGLLAAIVTIRSVINFLLIWELKKVDGDKTEL